The following proteins come from a genomic window of Populus alba chromosome 12, ASM523922v2, whole genome shotgun sequence:
- the LOC118044879 gene encoding adenylate kinase isoenzyme 6 homolog isoform X1 yields MRKAVSMAQRDSDMRKKPNILITGTPGTGKTTTASALAEATQFRHINIGDLVKEKNLHDGWDDQFDCYIINEDLVCDELEDIMEEGGNIVDYHGCDFFPERWFDQVVVLQTDNSVLYDRLSKRGYSETKISNNMECEIFQVLLEEAKESYPEGIVVALRSDSIDDITNNIATLTHWLTTWQTVP; encoded by the exons A TGAGAAAAGCAGTTAGCATGGCACAAAGAGATAGTGACATGAGGAAGAAACCAAACATATTGATAACTGGCACACCCGGAACTGGAAAAACAACTACCGCATCTGCTCTGGCAGAGGCCACCCAGTTCCGCCACATTAATATTGGAGATTTGGTCAAAGAGAAGAACTTGCATGATGGATGGGATGACCAGTTTGACTGCTACATAATTAATGAAGACCTG GTGTGTGATGAACTCGAAGATATAATGGAAGAAGGTGGAAACATAGTGGACTATCATGGCTGTGATTTCTTTCCAGAGCGATGGTTTGATCAAGTTGTGGTTCTGCAAACTGACAATTCTGTTTTGTACGATCGTTTAAGCAAGAG agggTACTCAGAGACGAAGATATCCAACAACATGGAATGTGAAATCTTCCAAGTACTGTTGGAGGAGGCAAAAGAAAGTTATCCAGAAGGCATTGTGGTGGCGTTAAGGAGTGATTCTATCGACGATATCACCAACAACATTGCCACTCTGACTCACTGGCTCACCACTTGGCAAACTGTTCCATAG
- the LOC118044879 gene encoding adenylate kinase isoenzyme 6 homolog isoform X2 — MAQRDSDMRKKPNILITGTPGTGKTTTASALAEATQFRHINIGDLVKEKNLHDGWDDQFDCYIINEDLVCDELEDIMEEGGNIVDYHGCDFFPERWFDQVVVLQTDNSVLYDRLSKRGYSETKISNNMECEIFQVLLEEAKESYPEGIVVALRSDSIDDITNNIATLTHWLTTWQTVP; from the exons ATGGCACAAAGAGATAGTGACATGAGGAAGAAACCAAACATATTGATAACTGGCACACCCGGAACTGGAAAAACAACTACCGCATCTGCTCTGGCAGAGGCCACCCAGTTCCGCCACATTAATATTGGAGATTTGGTCAAAGAGAAGAACTTGCATGATGGATGGGATGACCAGTTTGACTGCTACATAATTAATGAAGACCTG GTGTGTGATGAACTCGAAGATATAATGGAAGAAGGTGGAAACATAGTGGACTATCATGGCTGTGATTTCTTTCCAGAGCGATGGTTTGATCAAGTTGTGGTTCTGCAAACTGACAATTCTGTTTTGTACGATCGTTTAAGCAAGAG agggTACTCAGAGACGAAGATATCCAACAACATGGAATGTGAAATCTTCCAAGTACTGTTGGAGGAGGCAAAAGAAAGTTATCCAGAAGGCATTGTGGTGGCGTTAAGGAGTGATTCTATCGACGATATCACCAACAACATTGCCACTCTGACTCACTGGCTCACCACTTGGCAAACTGTTCCATAG